From the genome of Nicotiana sylvestris chromosome 2, ASM39365v2, whole genome shotgun sequence, one region includes:
- the LOC104228930 gene encoding gibberellin 2-beta-dioxygenase-like, which translates to MVVLTQPLVETLSHIKTCKYNNTDVFTGIPVIDLSDPEANTLIIKACQEFGFFKVVNHGVPIEIMTKLESEAVNFFNLSQVEKDKAGPANPFGYGNKRIGSNGDVGWVEYLLLTTNPDLSYQKSIAIPGNSHLFWSLVNEYVSAVRNLACLVLEKIAEGLRIEPKNVLSKMLRDEKSDSCFRLNHYPPFPELLQTLSGRNLIGFGEHTDPQVISVVRSNNTSGLQISLRDGTWLSVPPDPYSFFINVDDSLQVMSNGRFRSVRHRVLADSMKSRVSMIYFGGPPLSEKIAPLSCLMEEGEESLYNEFTWCEYKKSAYKTRLGDNRLALFEKKPQTKPATSAAQ; encoded by the exons ATGGTGGTTTTAACTCAGCCACTTGTTGAAACTTTATCTCACATAAAAACATGCAAGTACAATAACACTGATGTTTTCACTGGTATTCCAGTTATAGACTTATCAGACCCTGAGGCCAATACTCTTATTATTAAAGCTTGTCAAGAATTTGGATTTTTCAAGGTGGTGAATCATGGTGTCCCAATTGAAATCATGACCAAATTAGAAAGTGAAGCTGTCAACTTCTTTAACTTGTCCCAAGTTGAGAAAGATAAAGCCGGCCCAGCTAACCCTTTTGGCTATGGTAACAAAAGAATTGGCTCAAATGGTGATGTGGGTTGGGTTGAATATTTATTACTCACAACTAACCCTGATCTTAGTTACCAAAAATCCATCGCTATTCCCGGAAATTCTCATCTTTTCTG GTCATTGGTGAATGAGTATGTAAGTGCAGTGAGAAATTTGGCATGTTTGGTGCTGGAAAAGATAGCAGAAGGGTTAAGAATTGAACCAAAAAATGTGCTAAGTAAGATGCTAAGGGATGAAAAAAGTGACTCATGTTTTAGGCTAAATCATTATCCACCATTCCCAGAGTTGCTCCAAACATTGAGTGGTAGAAATTTGATTGGTTTTGGAGAGCATACAGACCCACAAGTAATATCTGTTGTTAGGTCTAACAACACAAGTGGCCTCCAAATCTCACTCAGAGATGGGACATGGCTCTCTGTCCCACCTGATCCTTACTCCTTTTTCATCAATGTTGATGACTCCTTACAG GTGATGAGTAATGGGAGGTTTAGGAGTGTAAGGCACAGAGTGTTGGCAGATAGTATGAAATCCAGGGTGTCTATGATTTATTTTGGAGGGCCACCTCTGAGTGAAAAGATAGCACCTTTATCTTGTTTAATGGAAGAAGGAGAAGAAAGTTTGTACAATGAGTTCACATGGTGTGAATACAAGAAGTCAGCTTACAAGACAAGGTTGGGTGATAATAGATTGGCCCTCTTTGAAAAGAAACCACAAACAAAACCTGCTACTTCTGCTGCCCAATGA